The nucleotide window GTTGGTGAAGAAATTCCTCCTATTCTTGAGACCTTAAGACCTGATGCAACACTAGCAACTTGTAGACTTTTCACAATATCCTTATCTTCAGAGTATGTCACATTAAATGCAGCATCAAAGGTATCTCCAGCTCCGGTAGTATCAACTATCTTCTCTACTTGTATTGGTTCAACCGAACATTCTTCAGTCTCGGTAATTATCTTTGCCCCTTTCTTGCCCATTTTAATCACTATAAATCTGGCTCTTATGTTCTTATCTTCGATCATTTCATATTCTTTTTCATTAACATATAGGATATCTACGTCAACTGACTCTATATTTTTAGCCTGCGGACCAGGATCGTAACTTACTAGTTTTGCATAAGGGTCTCTCACAACGACGTTTGGCGATACTGAGGCGAAGTGAATAACGTCAAACAGTCCAAAACGCCTTTTAACATCCTCTCTTGTTAGTAATATTGATGCACCAAGTCTTCTTACCATAGATAGCGTTCCATCATTTCTTAAGAAGATTAATGTGGCGCTAGGTTTCTCATTTAGTTCTTCTACGTACTCTAATCCTACTCCTAATTCTACTACCTTCTCCATTAAACTTCTAACTACTTCACTTTTCCCAACCTTTGCTAATAGTTTGGCCGAGTGACCTAATTTGGTCACTGCTACTGCGTAGTTTGTTGCAGCTCCTCCAGGCATGATTTCAAGAACATCGGTCATATGGCTAGAGTCTATGGGTGGAATAGAATCCAATTTTACTATGATATCAATGTTAAATCTTCCCACTGCCAGATGTATCAATTAAAATCACCCATGTCAGACAGCCGCCACTCAATCACTTTATCAGTCCCAAAGGTCTTCATCACATGTTATCTTTACATAATGTTATATTAATAAAGCTTACATTATTCTGGTGATTTAACGTGCAATCAAAACTCTTGTTCTCTCACAGACAAGTTGTGTCATAATATAAAACCTCACAGATTTAGAGTTAATCTCAAAAACTTTATTATATATTATTACTGTGAGATGTCGGAGATACGTGAGTTAAAGAAACCTATACGTGAAAAAGCGAGTATTCATAGCCATATTAAAGGTTTAGGCTTGGATAGTAATGGGAAAGCGAAATTTATTGCAGATGGGCTGGTTGGCCAAGCTGAGGCCAGAGAGGCAGCAGGGGTTGTTGTACAACTAATAAAACAAGGAAAGATGTCCGGAAAAGGGATACTATTTGTTGGCCCTCCGGGAACCGGAAAAACCGCATTAGCTGTAGCAATTGCCAGGGAATTAGGTGAGGATACTCCATTTACTGCAATTAATGCTTCTGAAATATACTCTACAGAACTTAAGAAAACTGAAATATTAACTCAATTAATAAGGAAATCAATCGGTGTGAGAATTAGAGAAAAAAGGCTAGTGTACGAAGGTGTCGTGAAAGATAGGAAGATTAAGGTTGCCAGAAGTAGACTAAATCCCTATTCTCAGGCTCCAGTTGAGGCTCAAATAACTTTGACTACTAAAGATGATGAAAGGACATTATCAGTAGGTGAGGAAATAGCTCAACAACTAGTATCCTTAGGCGTTAAGAAGGGCGATGTTATCATGATTGATGCTCAAACTGGACAGGTCATAGTTGAAGGAAAGGCTAAAGGTTTTGAGGGTGCCAAAACCTATGATATAGAGACCACGAAAGTGCTAGAGATGCCTACTGGACCTGTGCGAAAAGAAAAGGAAATAACCACTACGCTAACCTTAAACGATTTAGATTTGAATTTAGCAGCTAGAAATCTAGCTGTTACGGCTATTTTCTCGTTCTTTACTGAAAGAGAAATAAACGAGGACGTCAGAAAAGAAGTTGATAGACTAGTTAAGGATTGGATTAATCAAGGTAGGGCGGAATTGGTAGTTGGAGTCCTATTTATTGACGACGCTCATACGCTCGATTTAGAAGCGTTCTCATTCCTAACTAGGGCTCTAGAGTCTGAACTAGCTCCAATACTAATCTTAGCAACCAATAGGGGCATAACTAAAATTAGAGGTACTGATATAGAATCGCCTCATGGGATTCCTCTTGACCTATTAGACAGATTATTGATAATACCGACTAGACCTTATAATGCTGATGAAATTAAAGAGATA belongs to Saccharolobus solfataricus and includes:
- a CDS encoding carbohydrate kinase family protein yields the protein MIHLAVGRFNIDIIVKLDSIPPIDSSHMTDVLEIMPGGAATNYAVAVTKLGHSAKLLAKVGKSEVVRSLMEKVVELGVGLEYVEELNEKPSATLIFLRNDGTLSMVRRLGASILLTREDVKRRFGLFDVIHFASVSPNVVVRDPYAKLVSYDPGPQAKNIESVDVDILYVNEKEYEMIEDKNIRARFIVIKMGKKGAKIITETEECSVEPIQVEKIVDTTGAGDTFDAAFNVTYSEDKDIVKSLQVASVASGLKVSRIGGISSPTLEEVREYLRKKKPNVICK
- a CDS encoding RuvB-like helicase, which gives rise to MSEIRELKKPIREKASIHSHIKGLGLDSNGKAKFIADGLVGQAEAREAAGVVVQLIKQGKMSGKGILFVGPPGTGKTALAVAIARELGEDTPFTAINASEIYSTELKKTEILTQLIRKSIGVRIREKRLVYEGVVKDRKIKVARSRLNPYSQAPVEAQITLTTKDDERTLSVGEEIAQQLVSLGVKKGDVIMIDAQTGQVIVEGKAKGFEGAKTYDIETTKVLEMPTGPVRKEKEITTTLTLNDLDLNLAARNLAVTAIFSFFTEREINEDVRKEVDRLVKDWINQGRAELVVGVLFIDDAHTLDLEAFSFLTRALESELAPILILATNRGITKIRGTDIESPHGIPLDLLDRLLIIPTRPYNADEIKEIIKIRADELEIELDPQALEELTKIGVENSLRYSVQLLEPSLVIAQRNNRSVIKVEDVLEASKLFSDVKRSVKFVKEYENLLLK